The window TGAATATTTAAAAAATGCTCACGAAGCAACTAAACTTAGACCTGGTATGCCTATCATTTCTACTTATAGACTAAAATTACAAGAAGCAGAAGAAAAAGCTGCACAGCTTCAAAAAGAACTAGATAACGCTAAAAAAGAATGTGGGATTACAAGATAAAGTAAATGGTCCCTTTTATAAAAGGGACCGAACTTTTAAAATAAAGTACAGGTCATATGAGCTATTTGAGTCGCTTCTTCTTCCCATTCATATTCTTCTATTTTTGTACTATAAAGCCTTGCGTAATTTTCCTTTAAATTTAAATCTTTTGTATTATCAAGCAGTTTTTTATATAAGACTATATATTGATGATCCCAAAAAATAAAATTATCAATAGCACTTTGTAAAATATCATAACCTAACTCTTCATGATGAATAATATTCACTGTTGCTCCCCTGTTTAATAATAATTCTATAATTTCTATATCCTTCTGATAAACTGTATATTTTAATATAGTAAATATATTGGGAAGTTCATTCTTATTTTCTTCTATTTTATTACAAAGGTTTTGAACAGCATAAAATAAACAGGTCCTGTTATTATTATCTAAAAAGTTAATATTACACTTAAAATTATTAAGAAAAAACTTAACTAATAAATAATCTTTATTAATAACAGCTAAAATTAAAGCATAATTAATAATTTCTATATTTAAACTGCTAAGAATTATCTTAAAAATAGAACTATTCTTTAATTTTTGATAATTAACTAAAATATCATTACTAATGTTGCACATATTTTGATTATTTGAAATGATATAATTATTTAATATTTTATTAAGTACATATAGATCTTTATCTAGAATTAGCTCTGAAAACTTTCTATTAACTAATAATAATCGCTCTAAATTTATAATAATATCTTCCAACTTATCACTGCTTAGACAAAATTGAAAAATAGATACCAAAAGTTCGTTAGAAAAATTATCTAAAGTCATAGCATTTTGATCTTGTGAAATAGTTGGGTTACTTTTTACAACCATATTTAAATTAAAAATAAGAAGAAAAAATAAAACCTTATATCTCATAAAAAATCATCCTATAACGCATATAAAATTAATCATCTTTTTAGTATATTTAAATGTCAAAACCAAGAGTAACAATCCAAGTATCATCAATTTGCTCAAATTCAAAATCATGATAAGTAATAGCTTTTATTTCAGCAACTTCAAAACCTTTTATCTTAACTCCAAAAATAACACATTCCAGTTCATCAGAACTAAACACATTAAATCTGACATCAAAATAAGCTTCATTATGTAAATCAGATAAATAAAGGCAGTTAGACAGAAAATCAATGAGAAGCAAATTAATATTTAGAGATTTAACCACAACTCTATGTTCTATATCATATTTAGAAATATTAATCTTATCATCTATATATTTTATTCGTTGACTACAAGGCTTTATTGAAGCAAACATACCTTTTAAGGCATTTTTAAAAACTTCTTCAAAAGTAAAGCCGTATGCTCTAATTTTAATATCTGCCGTATGAGGTACAATTTCAAAATCTTTAATCATAATCTTCTTGTTAAATAAAAATATAATTTTTTATTAAATAGTCAAACCTATTTCTTTATAACTATCTATAATAATACTATTACTATCGATATACTTTCTTTGGCCAAATTTTAAAATATGTAAAAGTTCATTTTGAGTAAAATCTTGCCTTCTCCACCAATTAATCAATCTATCGTGAGGTAAATGAAAGTTATCTATACCAAAAAAATAAGTTCCCCAATGCATAGGTATAAAATTCTTAGCCTTAAGATCTATGAAAGCTTGACCAGCTTCCTCAGCATCTACATGCGATTCTTTCATCCAATCATGAGGTTCGCAAGGCCCTATAGGCATCAATGCTATATCTATTTGGTCAAATTCCTTAGATATACATTCAAAATGCTTACTATAAGCAGTGTCGCCAGCAAAATAAATATTAGTATCTTTAAAATGAATCATCCAACTTCCCCACAAAGATTTATTATAATCAAATAAACCTCTTTGAGACCAATGAAAGGCTGGTAAAAATGTAAATTCTATTTCAGATAAAATCTCATTAAGCATATCATTATTTACACTTAAATTATCGAATTTAAGTGTTTGCCACCAAGTACACTCATAAACATTCAAGCTATTAAAAGATCTGCGATCAAACCATTTCTTATCTTTTAATGGAACTAAATACTTAACATTAGGATTATTATAATTTTTCAGATATTTTAATGCATAAGCATTCATATGATCAGGATGATTATGAGAGATAATTACAAAATCTATCTTGGGTAAATTTTTTATCTCTATACCAGGCGCTATAAATCTTCTAAATAATGGAAATAAATCTCCAAAGATCGGATCGGTTAATATATTAAACCCACCTACTTGAATTAAAAATGTAGAATGTCCAATCCAAGTAATTGCCAATTTTTCACTAGATTTTATGGGAGGAGTATTGTCAATCCAATTGCTTAGATCAAAATCTTTTTGATAATCTCTGCATAGATACCATTCAATAAGCATGCTCAAAGGCGATAGTAAGAAAGGAGGTTTCTTTTCATTAGGATGATTATAAAAACGCCCATTGTTAAAATGAGGGTAAATTCTATGATTCTTATTAAGGTATGACATGTTTGGACAAATAATTACCCCTATCCAGACTAAAAGTCAAGGACAGGGGAAATGGAGGTTATCTAAATTCAATGCATTTATATTGTATAATAAATTTAATTAAAAATCAAAGTTTTTTTTAAATTTTTATAATAATTTTAAAGACGACCAATTAATACAAATATATATTTAAAAATCTTACTCTAAAACTGATAAATATTTCAAAGTTTCAATAACAAAATCAGAATTTACGCAGTGTATTCCTGAAATTCCAACTTTAAATGCTCCCTCTAAATTCTTAGATAAATCATCTATAAATATTATCTGTTTATCTGACAAGCCCTGATTATTTAAGTATTTTATAAAACTTTGATAATATTTCAAATTAGGCTTATGGTGATAATCATTTTCTTTAGAAGGCAAATATTGTCCATCAAAGAGACTCATTATTTCAGTAAATCTAGGCCTAAAATTATCATAGCTCTCATTGCCTATATTTGATAATAAAAATAACTTATAACCAGATGCTTTTAAATACTTTAAAACTTCAATCATAGGAACTATAGGCTCACAACAAGAATTTGATATATCAAAAAAATCTTCCTTAAACCTATCAAATCCTTGGTAATGATCAGACAATTTATAGAAGATATCTTCCCAAATAAAATCTTTTAATGCTATAGAAAAAGCTCGAAATAGAAAAAATGGATTTAAAACATACCAGAACATTCCCCGTTTAAGAGTTTTAGCAACATTTAATGAAACAGTACGATAGTTTTTAGAAAATAAAACATCATGAAGATCAAAAGCAAAAACGGTAGTTTCAGGATTTACAGGATGAGTTAATTGTAAGTATTTTTCATAGTTACTATTTTTTACAGTAACTCTATCATTATCAATAGCAACTTGTCCATTAATAAATGCAAAGCCTAAAGTTAAGACACATATACTAGAAAAAAAATTCATAAAAACTCCATTTTTCAAATATTTTAAATTGTTAAGTACTATTAAATATAAACTAAAATTAAATTATATACAAATGCCTATATCTTCCACTAATTTATATCAAAATACTCATAAATTAAAAATATTTAAAAGAGATTTCATCCAAATCTATATCTTGATATTTATCTACTATATAATCTGCCTCTGATAAAGTCTCTAAATCCCCTGAAGTATTTATACCTATACAAAATATGCCCGCTGATTTAGCAGCTTTAATACCATTGGCAGAATCTTCTATTGCTATACATTGATTAGACTGCCTATTTATTTTATTTAAAGCATATAAATAAACATCAGGGTTAGGCTTATGAATATTATTCACATAAGATATATCATAAATGTGATTCCCAAAAAAATTATCTAATTTTAGCATGGTTTTTGCCAACTTTAAAGAATAAGCATCAGCATTAGTAGCTACAGCCGTATCTAATTTTCTAACTTTTAAATAATTATAAAATTCCTGGAATCCTGGAATAAAATTTATTCCTTTGCTATACAATTGAGAAACAATATTGATCTTTTTATTAACTAATTCTTCAACCGAATCAGTGCTATTTAAGCAATCTTTAATCAAATTACAAGTTGCTTTTAAGGCAAGACCGTGAATATCTTTGCTAATTGCTTGTAATAATTCTGGAGTTATATCTGGTTTTTGCAATCTAATTAACTCATCAGTTGCTTTACTCCAAATATCAGTTGTATCGATGATAGTACCATCCATATCAAAAATAATAGCTTTAATTTTCATATTCAAATTCCATTTTTAGTAAGAAATGTTAAACTATAATTAAACTGTCATTTAATTATTTTGTTAATATAAAGGTAAATTATGATTAAAAATTTAAAAGAAAATCTCATTAAACTTGCATATTCTTTAACTACATTTAAAATATTTAAATCGATAAAACTTAGTTATATTATTGGCTCTAAAGCAGCATTTTTCTCACTATCTCAAGCAGTAGCTCCCACTACAGGACTTTTATTCAATAGAGATCAAAATATAATGCTTTTTTTATCAAGAGTAGTATTATTTCTTTTTAATGGTTTTAATCCACTATTTACTTTATTATATCATATTCCTACTTTTTTTGGAGCACTATATCTAAATACACACTCTAAACTAGCAAAATCTTTATTACCTATTTTATCAATAATATTATTTTTATTTCATCCATTTATAATATCACAAGATATTTACACCAAATTATATTGCATCTACTTTGCAATACCAATATTAATAGCAATATTTAATACTAAATCTATCTTTCTAAAGTGTCTTGGAAGTACTTTTACAACTCATGCTGTTGGTTCAATAATATGGCTTTATACTCATAATTTAGATCAAAATATATATCATAATCTAATTAATATAGTATGGGTAGAAAGATTACTCTTTGCTTTAATTATGACAGGCACTTACTATATATATAAATATACAGAAACCTTACTAAACACCTATTTAGAAGTAGAGAAAAATCTAAAGACGAGCGCTATTGAATCTTAAAGATCAGACATAAAAAAAGGATTTGTAAAAAAGATGAATATAAGCATATTAGGCGATGGAGCATGGGGCACAGCAATAGCAACTTTACTTGCTAATAATAATTTTCAACCATTATTATGGTGCTATGATCAAGAAGTATATCAAGCAATAAAAGAGACCAGATTCAACAATAAGTATCTAAAAGATATAAAATTAGATCAAAATATAAAAGTAACTGATAATTTAGAATATGCCATTACCAATAGTGATATTATATTTGAAGCAATTCCTACCAAATATCTCAGATCAATAGTTCAAGAAAGCAATAAATATACTTCAAATCAACCATGGATAGTCTTAAGTAAAGGAATAGAAAACAATAGTTTATTATTTGCAAGTGAAATTGTAAAAGATATTATAAAAGATGTAAATCAAGCTATAATTTCAGGACCTAGTTTTGCTTATGAACTTGCCAGTAAACAATTTACTAGCGTGAATTTAGCAACACAAGACAAAAATTTGGCATTAACTCTTAAAAAAATATTAGATAACAAATATTTCAAAGTAAATCTTACAGACGATATGATAGGCACTCAAGTATGCGGTGCCTTTAAAAATATTATTGCCATAATACTAGGCATTTTAGATGGTGCAAAATACAGCAATAATACTAAAGCTTTTTTTATTACTAAAGGACTTGAAGAGATGGCCATACTAACAAATTCATTGGGAGGCAAAGTAGAAAGTGTTTATGGACTGTCAGGGATAGGAGATTTAGTTTTAACTGCAACAAGTACTGAGAGCAAAAATTTCAGCCTAGGTCAACAGATTGGCGTATCTCATATATTAAATCAAGATATTAATAATTTAATCAACAAGCATAGTACAGTTGAAGGACTGAATACTATTATATCAATTCATAATTTGGCAAAAATCAAAAAAATTGATTTAAATCTGGTAGATAATTTATACCAAATAATAACCAATAAAGTTAATATTAAAGAACTTTTTAAGAATATTATTTAAAATAAGAATAACCATATCTCTTATTAGATACTTTATGAACTAAATATAGCAAAGTAGGCTGTACTAAAAAAGCTCCAAACAATAAACTTGCTTGTCTACTTAATTTAGTGTCCTTGTACATAACATTATATAAGTTTCTACCACTAAGTAGCAAGGATGAACTCAACATAAAATACTTATCTGCTGTCTCTAATATTTGATTCAAGCTATTTCTGCATGATTTAGTTTTATTTTTATCAATTATTTTAGGCTTATTCTTATAATATTTTAACTTATTTGAGGTATAGAGCATAGTACGCGCTACACCTAAAGCAATAAACATATCGAGTAAAAATCTAGAATAACTTCTTGCAGATCTCATATCATCTAATCCTTCAAACCTAGATTCTTCATCTACAAGATTATCTTTAATAATTCCACCACAACCACCTATGAGTGATATCAATACAATTCCCCAACAGGTCCATGAAGCAGCTTTAGTAGCAATAATTTCTTCAATAGTAGGGCAATTTTTAAGATTTTTTTTAGCTATACTATTACTATAATTATCTTTAAATAATAATAGTAATAGTATAAAAGCTCTTTTATTCAACATTTTATTAGATTTTACTATTTTTTAGAAAGAACTTGTTTAGTATAAAATAAAGTATTATCAATAAGAAAATAAGAAGCATAAAACATAGCTATAGCCCCTACTCCATTACTTAATAAATTATTTACTAAATAACGATCATAATTCTTATTTCTTAGATCATTAAAAATTAAAGAAGAATAGGCCCAAAGATGTTCAATAGAATATTTAGATAATAACCCTGACCCTATTGCTTTAGCAAGAGCTGTGGCTTGAGTAGAATTAATATCACTAAATTTTCGATTTAAATTTTTGGAACTAAGATTTAAATTTATGAGTAAAATAGAAAACAGAAGTATTTTTTTCATAATAACTTTACTTAATTTTAGTTTTAATAATTAGATCTACTACAATAAAGTATATTAAAAATAAAACTTTGTAAAATGGTAACTATAAAATACTTCTGAGGCAGTTAATAAGCCGGATTCTGTACTGTTAAAAACAGTGGTAATCATCTATCTATGCGACACACCCGCATGTTTAAATCGGAACGAAAAACCGTACATGCTTATTTTGTCTTGCTTCAGGCAGGGTTTACCCCAAGTAAAGTATTACTACTAAACTTGCGTGTGCTCTTACCACACATTTTCACCCTTACCAATATAAAAATATTGGCGGTTATTTTCTGTGGCACTTTCCGTGGACTTACATCCCCCTTATATTCTAAGGCACCTATTTCGTTTGAAGTCCGGACTTTCCTCTCAAGCTTTTTAAACTCAAGCGATTACCTAAACTACCTCATACTATATTATAACATAAATATTAATTTTGTGAAAGAAAAGTAACTTAAGAACTTGCCATACATTTGACAAGAAATCCTTGCAAAATATCTCTTAACTGTTCATCATGAATTTTAGTTAGAGCTAATTTTTGATTACAATTAAGTTCATATTTAAAATTGGAAATTTGACTGTAATTATTCTTAATCTCCATTTTGAATTTTCTCTTCTCAACTAACTTAAATCTTAAATATCTAATATAATTATGCCCTAAATTACTATTTACTGAATTTAATAATACCCTTGAAAGCAAAAACAGCTCTTGCATCCATTGAGGTTCATATACACCTATTATAAGAGTATCACCTTCGATCTTTTCAAGACGCATATGACAATCCAGTTCTCCTACTAAACTTTTCCAATTTTTCAGCAAACATAATCGCCAATCTTTTTGAATATCAAATATAGTTGGTAAAATTTGCTTGATAGAATGAAACATATAAAAACCCTAATAACTAAAAAATTATCCCCTCATCAATATTACCATTTTAACAAAAAAAAAGAAGCTCTTTTAAATTAATTAAATAAAAACCCCACTTTAAGTGGGGTATAATATTATATCAAATTAAGTTATTTTATGAGTTTAGTAAATGCTAACCAAGCATCATATCTTTCCATCCAACCAGAATCTTCTTTAGATTGATTGAACCAATTTTCATCGATACCTTTTTCTAACTTAAATCCTCTTTTAAATGTACCACTTTTACTTGGTTCTTCATAAACAGGAATGTGAAGATTGATAAATCTACCATTATTTCTTTCTTCAACCTTTTGACCAGGAATCAAGAAATGACTAGCAATTAAACATATACTCTTATCATAAAACTCTATATCTTTCATGAAATTATCAAGGCATACTGAAGCTAATTCTTCTTTAGTAGATTTAAATGGTTCATCGATAATTGCAAGTACTTTTTTATGATTATTACAACCACTTTTAATAGATATACCTAATTGTTTCATTTTTTCTTGTTCAACTGCATATGTAGATTGACCCTCTTTGGCATTATGCTCAATATTTGAATGAATTACTATACTGTCAAATAAGGTAGTTTTAAATTCATCTGCTGCTGCTATACCAAATGTTTGAGATAAAATTACATTAAGCGCTATTTGTAGAAGTACTGTAGACTTTCCTGCTCCATTAGGCGCTGTTAAGAATACATTAGGACAATAAATTTCATGATCATTTAATATTAAGTCAGCATTACTACCTAAGTTTAATGTATGAGAAATAATCTTAGTTTGTTCAACAGCTGGATGCCAAGCATTTTTAAAACGAACTATAGGTAAATCATTATCCAAATATTGAGTAAAGCAATAATGAACAGCTTCTTCACGATGTTCATCGATTAATCTTGCAAAAGAAATATAAGCATCTAATTCACCGATTGCTTTAAATAAATTAACAAAGTTACTTTTTAATTCATGGAACTTTTTATAAGCAACTCTAACACGACCCATAAATTTAAAGTTAGATACTTTCTTAAAAGTATTAGTTTTGATAGTTTTAATCAAACTCTTTACTTCATTTGATAGACCTTCAAAAGATTGAGTATAAACTTTAAAATTATTGCTATAAATTAGAGCAGAAGATTCTTTTAACTCTTCAAGTTCTTCACTTAAATTAGCGCAAGCCTCTAAAGTTCGATTAACACTTATTAGATCTTCAAGCATATGTCTGCTATTATTTTCTTGAGCTTTAAAAGAAGGTATCATCTTATCTTTTACAAATTTTACTAATCCTAAAGATATTCCTAAACCAATAACATCTTGAGGTTCCAATGCAAAATCACCATAAGATTTAGGATTATATCTATTAAGATTTGTCAAACCTCGATAAATAAAGCCACCTAATTTACAAGTCTTAAAAAAAGAATAAGCTCCAGTAGCTACAGCTAGAGTAGAAGTTAAAGAAGCAGCTCCTATTCTTGCCAATTCAGTAGGAACAGAATATTTATCAAGACCTACTAACTGTGTTGATAGACTTAAAAAATCAGAACTTAAATTGATAGGATCTGCATAAAGTTTCAGGATAATCTTTTCATTTTGAGCTATAATATCTAAATTTTTTTCAATTTCATCTTTATTTGATAAAGATCTAAACTTTTTGATAAAAGCTTGTCTTTTTAGTAAAGCTTTTTTATCTTTCAAAGGATTTGATAATAAATACCTTAAAGATTCATAACCAAAATAGGTTTTTGTTCTACTAATTTTATCAAGAAGACTAGTATCACCTTTTTTCTTGCCAACTATTAAGTTCAAATCAGCAATAGCTTCAGAACTCAATATAGAATTTTTTTCTTCCTGATAAGATAAAATCTTTGATGAAGCACTTCTTAAAGTTTCAACTTCCTTTTGATATTTTGTTTGAGCCAATTGATCATTATTGGCAGATAGTCCTAATGTCGATAGCATTAGAACAGTTAATAAAAATTTATTTTTTGCATTATACTGCATAAAATCCCCCAGAGTTTAATAAATAATATTTTCACAATATCATTATATAAGCAAAGTGAGGCAAGATCAAATGCTCAAAATATAGTTAATATAGAATTAAATTAACTAAGTTATTTTTAAGATTATAGCAAGAGCAATAATAAAAGCATATATTGCAGCAGTATCTATTATACCTTGAGCAATTAAGCTAGTTCTTGATATGGAACTATAAATTTGAGGATTGGCAACTATCTGTTGACATGCAGCAGCGGCAGCTCTTGCTGAACCTAATCCTGCACCAAGAGTCCCCAAGCCTATGACAAAAGGAACAGCTAAATATACTATTGCAAATATTGGATTTTGTATAGTTGAACTGCTTAAACTTAGAAGCCAAAAAGCAATAATTACAGCAAAAATAACCGGAGTCTC of the Candidatus Babela massiliensis genome contains:
- a CDS encoding ankyrin repeat domain-containing protein encodes the protein MRYKVLFFLLIFNLNMVVKSNPTISQDQNAMTLDNFSNELLVSIFQFCLSSDKLEDIIINLERLLLVNRKFSELILDKDLYVLNKILNNYIISNNQNMCNISNDILVNYQKLKNSSIFKIILSSLNIEIINYALILAVINKDYLLVKFFLNNFKCNINFLDNNNRTCLFYAVQNLCNKIEENKNELPNIFTILKYTVYQKDIEIIELLLNRGATVNIIHHEELGYDILQSAIDNFIFWDHQYIVLYKKLLDNTKDLNLKENYARLYSTKIEEYEWEEEATQIAHMTCTLF
- a CDS encoding archease; protein product: MIKDFEIVPHTADIKIRAYGFTFEEVFKNALKGMFASIKPCSQRIKYIDDKINISKYDIEHRVVVKSLNINLLLIDFLSNCLYLSDLHNEAYFDVRFNVFSSDELECVIFGVKIKGFEVAEIKAITYHDFEFEQIDDTWIVTLGFDI
- a CDS encoding MBL fold metallo-hydrolase, which codes for MSYLNKNHRIYPHFNNGRFYNHPNEKKPPFLLSPLSMLIEWYLCRDYQKDFDLSNWIDNTPPIKSSEKLAITWIGHSTFLIQVGGFNILTDPIFGDLFPLFRRFIAPGIEIKNLPKIDFVIISHNHPDHMNAYALKYLKNYNNPNVKYLVPLKDKKWFDRRSFNSLNVYECTWWQTLKFDNLSVNNDMLNEILSEIEFTFLPAFHWSQRGLFDYNKSLWGSWMIHFKDTNIYFAGDTAYSKHFECISKEFDQIDIALMPIGPCEPHDWMKESHVDAEEAGQAFIDLKAKNFIPMHWGTYFFGIDNFHLPHDRLINWWRRQDFTQNELLHILKFGQRKYIDSNSIIIDSYKEIGLTI
- a CDS encoding HAD hydrolase-like protein — translated: MNFFSSICVLTLGFAFINGQVAIDNDRVTVKNSNYEKYLQLTHPVNPETTVFAFDLHDVLFSKNYRTVSLNVAKTLKRGMFWYVLNPFFLFRAFSIALKDFIWEDIFYKLSDHYQGFDRFKEDFFDISNSCCEPIVPMIEVLKYLKASGYKLFLLSNIGNESYDNFRPRFTEIMSLFDGQYLPSKENDYHHKPNLKYYQSFIKYLNNQGLSDKQIIFIDDLSKNLEGAFKVGISGIHCVNSDFVIETLKYLSVLE
- a CDS encoding HAD family hydrolase; protein product: MKIKAIIFDMDGTIIDTTDIWSKATDELIRLQKPDITPELLQAISKDIHGLALKATCNLIKDCLNSTDSVEELVNKKINIVSQLYSKGINFIPGFQEFYNYLKVRKLDTAVATNADAYSLKLAKTMLKLDNFFGNHIYDISYVNNIHKPNPDVYLYALNKINRQSNQCIAIEDSANGIKAAKSAGIFCIGINTSGDLETLSEADYIVDKYQDIDLDEISFKYF
- a CDS encoding NAD(P)H-dependent glycerol-3-phosphate dehydrogenase yields the protein MNISILGDGAWGTAIATLLANNNFQPLLWCYDQEVYQAIKETRFNNKYLKDIKLDQNIKVTDNLEYAITNSDIIFEAIPTKYLRSIVQESNKYTSNQPWIVLSKGIENNSLLFASEIVKDIIKDVNQAIISGPSFAYELASKQFTSVNLATQDKNLALTLKKILDNKYFKVNLTDDMIGTQVCGAFKNIIAIILGILDGAKYSNNTKAFFITKGLEEMAILTNSLGGKVESVYGLSGIGDLVLTATSTESKNFSLGQQIGVSHILNQDINNLINKHSTVEGLNTIISIHNLAKIKKIDLNLVDNLYQIITNKVNIKELFKNII
- a CDS encoding DUF721 domain-containing protein; protein product: MFHSIKQILPTIFDIQKDWRLCLLKNWKSLVGELDCHMRLEKIEGDTLIIGVYEPQWMQELFLLSRVLLNSVNSNLGHNYIRYLRFKLVEKRKFKMEIKNNYSQISNFKYELNCNQKLALTKIHDEQLRDILQGFLVKCMASS
- a CDS encoding MutS-related protein, giving the protein MQYNAKNKFLLTVLMLSTLGLSANNDQLAQTKYQKEVETLRSASSKILSYQEEKNSILSSEAIADLNLIVGKKKGDTSLLDKISRTKTYFGYESLRYLLSNPLKDKKALLKRQAFIKKFRSLSNKDEIEKNLDIIAQNEKIILKLYADPINLSSDFLSLSTQLVGLDKYSVPTELARIGAASLTSTLAVATGAYSFFKTCKLGGFIYRGLTNLNRYNPKSYGDFALEPQDVIGLGISLGLVKFVKDKMIPSFKAQENNSRHMLEDLISVNRTLEACANLSEELEELKESSALIYSNNFKVYTQSFEGLSNEVKSLIKTIKTNTFKKVSNFKFMGRVRVAYKKFHELKSNFVNLFKAIGELDAYISFARLIDEHREEAVHYCFTQYLDNDLPIVRFKNAWHPAVEQTKIISHTLNLGSNADLILNDHEIYCPNVFLTAPNGAGKSTVLLQIALNVILSQTFGIAAADEFKTTLFDSIVIHSNIEHNAKEGQSTYAVEQEKMKQLGISIKSGCNNHKKVLAIIDEPFKSTKEELASVCLDNFMKDIEFYDKSICLIASHFLIPGQKVEERNNGRFINLHIPVYEEPSKSGTFKRGFKLEKGIDENWFNQSKEDSGWMERYDAWLAFTKLIK